A single region of the Mechercharimyces sp. CAU 1602 genome encodes:
- a CDS encoding DegV family protein — MSKIAIVTDSSCDLPPKLLTQWGITVVPLRIHYKNHEYRDGVEISAEEVAHRLEEEIPKTSMPTPEDIYKTYEHLHNQGYTHCLTLTVAAAVSGTYNTFRLAAQEFEHMKIEVIDSKGVSFLLGFLVLEAARLVQNSTPLTDILTSLEKTKERIRGYFVLDTLEYLRAGGRIGKVASSLGSMLNIKPIITFDSEGKLHPHTVARGKKQAVNKLLAPIRKQIESTRARIAILHTRAETEAQALKEKLVSYPNVSEIYIQTVSPALMVHAGPGLLGIAIQTLEEA; from the coding sequence ATGTCGAAAATTGCTATTGTTACGGATAGTTCGTGTGATCTTCCTCCAAAACTACTTACGCAGTGGGGAATAACCGTGGTTCCCCTCCGTATTCATTATAAAAATCACGAATATCGTGATGGAGTGGAAATTTCAGCAGAAGAAGTGGCACATCGTCTCGAAGAGGAGATCCCTAAAACTTCGATGCCAACACCGGAAGATATATATAAAACATATGAGCACCTCCATAATCAGGGGTACACACATTGTCTCACTTTAACCGTTGCCGCTGCTGTCAGTGGCACCTATAATACCTTCCGTTTAGCCGCACAAGAGTTTGAGCATATGAAAATCGAAGTAATCGACTCAAAAGGTGTCTCTTTTCTTCTTGGTTTTCTCGTGCTGGAAGCCGCGCGTCTCGTTCAAAATAGCACTCCTCTTACAGATATATTAACTTCACTAGAGAAAACAAAAGAACGTATTCGCGGATATTTCGTACTTGACACACTAGAATACCTTCGAGCGGGAGGACGTATCGGAAAAGTGGCCAGTTCCCTAGGCTCTATGTTAAATATCAAACCGATTATCACCTTTGACAGTGAAGGTAAGCTCCATCCTCACACAGTGGCACGCGGTAAAAAGCAAGCCGTCAACAAACTGCTGGCACCTATCAGAAAACAAATTGAATCAACCCGCGCCCGCATCGCTATCTTACACACCCGTGCAGAGACAGAAGCGCAAGCACTCAAAGAAAAGCTGGTATCCTACCCTAATGTGAGTGAAATCTATATCCAAACTGTCAGCCCGGCGCTCATGGTTCATGCTGGACCTGGATTATTAGGGATTGCCATTCAAACGCTAGAAGAAGCATAA
- a CDS encoding SBBP repeat-containing protein: MGNMEKVDAPSLLFQACKDVGDCEIAFVTQGQEVKFIFEKGGVRFIPKSSSELMLRFVGAGEGVVPRGVMHRERESEQVVYESVWPGIDIVFYGNEGDLKYDVVVYPGANIQDIRLQYEGGEEVTLCDQGNLCVHTRQGVLCEEKPISFQWTELEEKIIPTQFQLHPDKSIGFKIEEGAYDLESPLIIDPTVFYSTYLGGRGGENGNAIAVDTSGSAYITGFTNSTNFPVTTGAFQTTLLDTQDVFITKFNAVGSSLLYSTFLGGVDAAPVFLDTGFGIVVNSVFQAHVTGATSSTNFPVTSNAFQTIRRGILDGFVTKINEDGSSLIYSTYLGGASGATVCDAITLNVSDEAYVTGETGSTSFPVTTNAFQTMYGGGISDAFITKFNSAGTALVYSTFLGGSSNDEGKGIVIDEDNLAYVTGSTGSANFPTTSGAFQTVFAGSSDVFITKLNVAGSSLEYSTLLGGSATDAGTDIDVDGGGNAYVTGITLSSDFPVTNNAFQSIMTGTRSAFVTKLNASGSALIYSTYLGGRGTEQGNGIATDSFGAAWVIGFTTSTDFPVTSDAFQGRLGGLQDAFVTQVSFSGQGIAFSSYLGGRRNEFSSGVDVDSEDSAYVVGSTTSTNFPVTFAAYQSTFGGVQDVFVTKVGPLSSVGITGPTGATGPVGVTGATGATGSRGPRGIRGRRGPRGARGSRAGGEGEVGL; encoded by the coding sequence ATGGGGAATATGGAGAAAGTAGATGCACCATCGCTGCTTTTTCAAGCGTGTAAAGATGTAGGGGATTGTGAGATCGCTTTTGTTACACAAGGGCAAGAAGTGAAGTTTATATTTGAAAAGGGAGGTGTACGGTTTATACCGAAAAGCTCTTCCGAGCTCATGTTACGGTTTGTAGGTGCAGGTGAGGGAGTTGTTCCTAGAGGGGTTATGCACAGGGAGCGGGAAAGTGAGCAAGTGGTTTACGAAAGTGTGTGGCCGGGAATTGATATCGTTTTTTATGGAAATGAAGGGGATCTAAAATATGACGTGGTTGTTTATCCAGGTGCCAATATTCAAGATATTCGATTGCAATATGAGGGGGGAGAAGAGGTAACCCTTTGCGATCAAGGAAATTTATGTGTGCATACGCGACAAGGGGTTTTATGTGAAGAAAAGCCGATTAGTTTTCAGTGGACAGAGTTAGAGGAGAAGATTATTCCGACGCAGTTTCAGCTACACCCGGATAAATCAATCGGGTTTAAGATTGAAGAAGGGGCATACGATTTGGAGAGTCCGTTAATCATTGATCCTACTGTCTTCTATTCTACTTATCTAGGGGGAAGAGGAGGAGAGAATGGTAATGCTATTGCCGTTGATACCTCTGGTAGTGCATATATAACTGGATTTACAAATTCCACTAATTTCCCTGTAACGACAGGTGCTTTTCAGACCACGTTGTTGGATACGCAAGATGTGTTTATTACAAAGTTTAACGCTGTGGGAAGCTCTCTTCTGTATTCGACGTTTTTGGGGGGAGTAGATGCAGCCCCGGTTTTTTTGGATACTGGGTTTGGGATTGTAGTGAATTCTGTATTTCAAGCCCATGTCACGGGTGCTACGAGTTCAACCAACTTTCCTGTAACCTCTAACGCCTTTCAAACTATACGAAGAGGAATATTGGATGGATTTGTAACGAAGATAAATGAAGATGGATCTTCCCTTATTTATTCCACGTATCTAGGAGGAGCAAGTGGGGCAACTGTATGTGATGCAATTACTTTGAACGTAAGTGATGAAGCGTATGTCACGGGTGAAACGGGGTCGACGAGCTTTCCGGTGACGACGAACGCTTTTCAAACGATGTACGGAGGGGGTATAAGCGATGCTTTTATTACAAAGTTCAATAGTGCCGGAACCGCGCTGGTCTACTCTACTTTCTTAGGTGGAAGCTCCAATGATGAAGGGAAAGGAATTGTTATTGATGAGGATAATCTTGCGTATGTGACGGGATCGACGGGTTCTGCTAATTTTCCAACAACATCGGGTGCCTTTCAGACGGTGTTTGCAGGAAGCAGTGACGTGTTTATAACGAAACTAAATGTTGCTGGCTCTTCCCTTGAGTATTCGACGCTGCTAGGTGGTAGTGCGACTGATGCGGGTACGGATATTGATGTGGATGGAGGCGGAAATGCGTATGTTACAGGGATTACACTCTCTAGTGATTTTCCAGTAACCAATAATGCTTTCCAATCAATCATGACGGGGACTCGAAGTGCGTTTGTAACAAAGTTAAATGCAAGCGGAAGTGCCCTGATATATTCCACTTACTTAGGAGGGAGAGGCACGGAACAAGGAAATGGGATTGCCACTGATTCTTTTGGGGCAGCCTGGGTAATAGGGTTTACTACCTCTACTGATTTTCCAGTTACATCGGATGCTTTTCAAGGTCGCCTTGGGGGTTTACAAGATGCCTTTGTGACGCAGGTGAGCTTCTCAGGGCAAGGGATCGCCTTTTCTTCATATCTGGGAGGGAGGAGAAATGAATTTAGTAGTGGAGTGGATGTTGATAGTGAAGATAGTGCATATGTCGTAGGTTCCACCACTTCAACCAATTTTCCCGTTACCTTCGCGGCTTATCAATCCACCTTTGGAGGTGTCCAGGATGTATTTGTGACGAAAGTGGGACCACTTTCTTCGGTAGGAATAACGGGACCGACGGGAGCGACAGGTCCAGTGGGTGTGACCGGTGCGACGGGAGCGACTGGCTCTCGTGGTCCTCGCGGGATTAGAGGACGACGGGGACCAAGAGGGGCGAGAGGATCAAGAGCTGGAGGGGAAGGAGAAGTAGGTTTGTAG
- a CDS encoding ABC transporter transmembrane domain-containing protein yields the protein MSIFKELAWFFKEEKKVYIIGVSLLFMVALLELLPPYVVGKVVDGIAAKSMTLSTFMKWMLTIAGAALFMYGLRYVWRILIFGASFRLGKTLRSQLMEHYTRMSPSFFQQRRTGDLMAHATNDVQAVRVTAGEGVLTLIDSLVMGGLVIIAMAVFVDWRLTLIALIPMPVMAFAVSRYGKLTHQRFMKAQASFSDLNDKVQENTSGVRVIKAFGQEEAEKESFYRLSHDVVEKNMSVARVESLFAPTISLMVGTSIFLAIAVGSLFVTHGTMSLGELFQFTMYLGLLVWPMLAFGFLMNILQRGRASYDRIRTLLKVKPAIIDEQGAVDQAASGTIQFKVGSFTYPESESPALQNIDVRMNEGETLGIVGKTGSGKTTLLRLLLREFECEDGNILIGERPIQGYTLFALRSVLGYVPQDHFLFSTTIAENIAYGKRDATQRDIEKAARIAQIHEDILHFEHGYETVVGERGVTLSGGQKQRLAMARALLLDPEILILDDSLSAVDAKTEERILHELKMHRHGKTTIISAHRLSGIEHADQIIVLEEGRLVEQGTHQQLLQVEGVYEGMYRRQQLESLIQKGGGPYGDSSSTSLS from the coding sequence ATGAGCATATTTAAAGAATTAGCTTGGTTCTTTAAAGAAGAGAAGAAAGTTTACATTATAGGAGTATCCTTGTTATTTATGGTCGCACTGTTGGAACTATTGCCTCCATACGTTGTCGGTAAGGTGGTTGACGGAATTGCTGCTAAAAGTATGACATTATCCACTTTTATGAAATGGATGCTTACTATAGCAGGAGCGGCTTTATTTATGTACGGTTTACGCTATGTATGGCGCATATTAATTTTTGGAGCTTCGTTTCGCTTGGGGAAAACTTTGCGCAGTCAACTGATGGAGCATTACACGCGGATGTCTCCTTCTTTCTTCCAACAACGACGTACTGGGGACCTCATGGCACATGCGACCAATGATGTGCAAGCAGTACGGGTAACGGCGGGGGAAGGTGTTCTCACCTTGATTGATTCGTTGGTGATGGGTGGGTTGGTTATCATTGCAATGGCTGTCTTTGTGGACTGGCGTCTTACCTTAATCGCGCTTATTCCTATGCCTGTGATGGCATTTGCTGTTAGTCGGTATGGAAAGCTAACCCATCAGCGCTTTATGAAAGCGCAGGCATCCTTTTCAGATTTAAATGATAAAGTACAGGAAAATACATCAGGAGTTCGTGTAATTAAGGCGTTTGGACAGGAAGAAGCAGAGAAGGAGTCATTTTATCGTTTGTCCCATGATGTGGTAGAAAAGAATATGTCAGTAGCACGGGTAGAATCGCTGTTTGCACCGACGATTTCGTTAATGGTCGGGACTTCTATCTTTCTGGCTATCGCTGTTGGTTCGCTATTTGTTACGCATGGTACCATGTCGTTGGGCGAGCTTTTTCAGTTTACGATGTATCTAGGTTTGTTGGTATGGCCGATGCTCGCGTTTGGTTTTTTGATGAATATCTTACAACGGGGTCGAGCTTCCTATGATCGTATTCGGACGCTCTTAAAAGTGAAACCAGCCATCATTGATGAACAGGGTGCGGTTGATCAAGCTGCTTCGGGTACCATCCAATTTAAGGTTGGCTCATTCACGTATCCGGAGAGTGAATCACCGGCTTTACAAAATATTGATGTACGTATGAATGAAGGAGAAACACTCGGTATTGTAGGGAAAACAGGAAGTGGTAAAACAACACTTTTACGACTCTTGTTGCGTGAATTTGAGTGTGAGGATGGCAATATTTTGATCGGAGAACGACCCATACAGGGGTATACGCTATTTGCTCTACGGTCCGTTTTGGGTTATGTGCCGCAGGATCACTTTCTCTTTTCTACTACGATCGCAGAAAACATCGCCTATGGGAAACGGGACGCGACACAGAGGGATATTGAAAAGGCTGCGCGGATAGCGCAAATTCATGAAGATATCCTGCACTTTGAACACGGATACGAAACAGTAGTGGGTGAGCGCGGGGTAACGTTATCCGGTGGACAGAAGCAACGTCTAGCGATGGCACGTGCACTTTTGTTAGATCCTGAAATTTTGATTTTAGATGACTCTTTATCTGCAGTCGATGCTAAGACAGAAGAACGCATTTTACATGAGTTAAAGATGCATCGCCACGGAAAAACGACCATCATCTCTGCCCATCGACTAAGTGGCATTGAGCATGCGGATCAAATTATTGTGTTGGAAGAAGGTAGGTTGGTTGAACAAGGGACGCATCAGCAATTATTGCAAGTGGAGGGGGTATATGAGGGGATGTATCGGCGGCAGCAATTAGAATCCCTCATTCAAAAAGGGGGTGGGCCATATGGTGATTCGTCGTCTACTAGCTTATCTTAA
- a CDS encoding DegV family protein, whose translation MARIALVTDSSCDLPKEVVEKWNIEVVPLRIVFSHGEYRDGIDLTTDEVVDRLSEEIPTTSMPSPSDIHATFQRLQRDGFSHCIVLPISAAMSGTYNTFRLAAEEHEGIEIKVIDSSSLSWELGLIILEVARLIHAGLEFNDIIAKVDDIKQKVKGYFVLDTLEYLKKGGRIGTVASSIGSLLNIKPIITPNNEGKFVPYTIARGKKQATRKMIQPIHEQLKNTRASIAVFHIRAEEEAKALLQQFQEMENVREVYLGTVSPTLLVHSGPGLLGIAISTCDHAE comes from the coding sequence GTGGCTCGTATTGCTTTAGTTACGGATAGCTCGTGTGATTTACCTAAAGAGGTAGTAGAAAAATGGAATATAGAGGTCGTTCCGCTACGAATTGTATTCTCTCATGGAGAATATCGGGATGGCATCGATCTTACCACGGATGAGGTTGTTGATCGGCTCTCCGAAGAGATACCAACCACTTCCATGCCATCACCATCAGATATCCACGCTACTTTCCAACGCTTGCAAAGAGATGGTTTTTCGCACTGCATTGTCTTACCAATTTCTGCTGCCATGAGCGGTACATATAACACATTCCGTCTCGCTGCAGAAGAACACGAAGGGATCGAGATAAAAGTAATCGACTCTAGCTCTCTATCTTGGGAATTAGGACTAATTATCTTAGAAGTTGCTCGACTCATACACGCTGGTTTGGAATTTAACGATATTATCGCGAAAGTGGATGACATCAAACAGAAGGTAAAAGGCTACTTTGTTTTAGATACATTAGAGTACCTCAAAAAAGGGGGACGTATTGGTACGGTTGCTAGCTCCATCGGTTCCCTGCTAAATATTAAACCCATCATTACCCCCAACAACGAGGGCAAGTTCGTTCCTTACACCATCGCACGCGGTAAAAAGCAGGCTACTCGCAAAATGATTCAACCGATTCATGAGCAATTAAAAAACACCCGTGCAAGTATCGCTGTTTTCCATATCCGTGCAGAGGAGGAGGCGAAAGCCTTACTACAACAGTTTCAAGAAATGGAGAATGTACGCGAAGTATATCTTGGCACCGTAAGCCCCACTTTACTTGTCCATTCTGGGCCAGGACTTCTCGGTATCGCCATTAGTACCTGCGATCACGCTGAATAA